In Pseudomonas sp. R76, one genomic interval encodes:
- a CDS encoding dTMP kinase: protein MNRSLFVSLDGPKGTGKTTLLEAVTKALRAGNNKVIRLCERKSDPYRGETMALVNQFVRNPTRDLELQVCERFADSRAWMSEHVLDKQPPGSIVLIDRWYPSDAAFRRIVPFAEILQLNIDRNVRVPDLHVGVVTAPDISWARAAARRRGLSSTVIHTLEEQVACTQAFERAVAEQGWVLCRNEGTIDDATLQVVAEIYSLL, encoded by the coding sequence ATGAATCGTTCGCTGTTTGTTTCCCTGGATGGGCCCAAGGGCACCGGCAAAACCACGCTGTTGGAAGCCGTTACGAAAGCCCTGAGGGCAGGCAATAACAAGGTGATCCGGCTTTGCGAGAGAAAAAGCGATCCCTATCGGGGTGAAACAATGGCCCTCGTTAACCAATTCGTCAGAAACCCCACCCGGGATCTGGAACTTCAGGTTTGCGAGCGCTTTGCTGATAGCCGTGCCTGGATGTCCGAGCATGTGCTCGATAAACAGCCACCGGGCAGCATCGTGCTGATTGATCGCTGGTACCCCTCGGATGCCGCGTTTCGCCGGATAGTCCCCTTTGCAGAAATTCTACAGCTCAACATTGATCGGAACGTGCGCGTGCCTGACTTGCATGTCGGGGTTGTCACCGCCCCGGATATTTCGTGGGCGAGGGCCGCAGCACGACGGCGTGGGCTGAGCAGTACGGTGATCCATACGCTGGAGGAACAGGTCGCGTGTACGCAGGCGTTCGAGCGAGCGGTTGCTGAGCAAGGCTGGGTTTTATGCCGTAATGAAGGCACGATCGACGACGCAACACTGCAGGTGGTTGCTGAGATTTATAGCCTGCTTTAA
- a CDS encoding cytidine deaminase, which translates to MTIEERLMEQAKRAAQSTYSPYSHFPVGAALLTADGEVVQGCNVENISYGLTNCAERSALFSAISQGHAPGSFTAMAVYAPNVSLISPCGACRQVMLELMAKDAVVICQGSDPAATRTWTLAQLLPGAFDAF; encoded by the coding sequence ATGACAATTGAAGAGCGTTTGATGGAACAGGCAAAGCGTGCCGCCCAGAGCACGTACTCGCCTTACTCCCACTTTCCGGTTGGCGCGGCGTTGCTGACCGCCGACGGTGAAGTGGTACAGGGTTGCAACGTGGAGAACATCTCTTACGGGCTGACCAACTGTGCCGAGCGCAGCGCCTTGTTCAGCGCCATCAGCCAGGGCCATGCGCCCGGCAGTTTCACGGCGATGGCGGTTTATGCACCCAACGTTTCACTGATAAGCCCTTGCGGTGCCTGCCGCCAGGTGATGCTGGAGTTGATGGCCAAGGATGCAGTGGTGATTTGCCAGGGCAGTGACCCGGCCGCCACGCGTACCTGGACCCTGGCGCAATTG